A genomic region of Ensifer adhaerens contains the following coding sequences:
- the cysS gene encoding cysteine--tRNA ligase yields MGGAPTLKLYNTLTREKVEFRPIDPDNVRMYVCGPTVYDYAHIGNARPVIVFDVLFRLLRHVYGAQRVTYARNITDVDDKINARALRDYPTLPLNDAIRRVTEKTETQFLDDAKALGCLDPDVQPRATENIAEMIEIIEKLLAKGHAYQASGEVLFDTKSMADYGQLSKRNLDEQQAGARVAVEVHKKNPGDFVLWKLSADNEPGWDSPWGRGRPGWHIECSAMSSRYLGEVFDIHGGGLDLIFPHHENEIAQSRCAHGTQVMANVWMHNGFLQVEGRKMSKSEGNFVTIYELLHTEKFAGRQWPGDVLRLAMLMTHYREPIDFSVKRLEEAEHLLSKWPVPGDAKGEADPTVVAALADDLNTVAAIQALHALAQKAAADPKLLGTFAASAALIGVVPEAVELDEAVVHDIDSRVRARLELLKAKNFAEADKIRDDLLAQGVQLKDGKDPETGERVTTWDIKR; encoded by the coding sequence CCGGCCCGTGATCGTCTTCGACGTGCTGTTCAGGCTTTTGCGCCATGTCTATGGCGCGCAACGCGTCACCTATGCCCGCAACATCACCGACGTCGACGACAAGATCAACGCGCGGGCGCTGCGCGATTATCCGACCCTGCCGCTCAACGACGCGATCCGGCGGGTAACGGAGAAGACCGAAACGCAGTTTCTCGACGATGCCAAGGCGCTCGGCTGCCTCGACCCCGATGTCCAGCCGCGTGCGACCGAGAACATCGCCGAGATGATCGAGATCATCGAAAAACTGCTCGCCAAGGGGCACGCCTATCAGGCGAGCGGAGAGGTGTTGTTCGACACCAAGTCGATGGCCGACTACGGTCAGCTTTCGAAGCGCAACCTCGATGAACAGCAGGCCGGTGCACGTGTCGCCGTGGAAGTGCACAAGAAGAACCCCGGCGACTTCGTGCTGTGGAAGCTTTCGGCCGACAACGAGCCGGGCTGGGATAGCCCGTGGGGCAGGGGCCGTCCGGGCTGGCATATCGAGTGCTCGGCCATGAGCAGCCGTTATCTCGGCGAGGTCTTCGACATTCACGGCGGCGGGCTCGATCTCATCTTCCCGCACCATGAGAACGAGATCGCCCAGTCGCGCTGCGCCCACGGCACGCAGGTGATGGCGAATGTCTGGATGCACAACGGCTTCCTGCAGGTCGAAGGCCGCAAGATGTCGAAGTCGGAAGGCAACTTCGTCACCATTTACGAATTGCTGCACACCGAGAAGTTCGCCGGCCGCCAGTGGCCGGGCGATGTGTTGAGGCTCGCCATGTTGATGACGCATTATCGCGAGCCGATCGATTTCTCGGTCAAGCGGCTGGAGGAAGCGGAACACCTGCTTTCCAAGTGGCCGGTACCGGGCGACGCGAAGGGTGAGGCCGATCCGACCGTGGTTGCCGCGCTTGCGGACGATCTCAACACCGTCGCGGCCATTCAGGCCCTCCATGCTCTGGCCCAGAAGGCGGCAGCCGATCCGAAGTTGCTCGGCACTTTCGCCGCCAGCGCTGCCCTGATCGGCGTGGTGCCCGAGGCTGTCGAACTCGACGAAGCCGTGGTGCACGACATCGACAGCCGCGTCCGTGCCCGCCTGGAACTGCTGAAGGCGAAAAACTTCGCCGAGGCCGACAAGATCCGCGACGATCTTCTCGCCCAGGGCGTCCAGCTCAAGGACGGCAAGGACCCGGAAACCGGCGAACGTGTGACGACCTGGGACATCAAACGGTGA
- a CDS encoding VOC family protein — MIDHTGIPVADFDRARSFYDRAFAPLGASLLMMVPVEHTGGVKVGGYGRERPVFWLHEVSATGPGRHYAFSARSRAEVDAFYEAAMAAGGRDNGKPGLRPHYHPDYYGAFVIDPDGNNIEAVCHAPG; from the coding sequence ATGATCGACCATACGGGCATTCCGGTCGCGGATTTCGACCGGGCACGGTCGTTCTACGACCGGGCCTTCGCTCCGCTCGGCGCCTCGCTGCTGATGATGGTGCCGGTGGAACATACCGGCGGCGTCAAGGTCGGTGGATATGGTCGCGAACGACCGGTCTTCTGGTTGCACGAGGTGTCGGCAACAGGCCCCGGTCGGCACTACGCGTTTTCGGCGCGCAGCCGTGCCGAGGTCGACGCCTTCTATGAAGCGGCGATGGCCGCCGGCGGGCGCGACAATGGCAAGCCGGGATTGAGGCCGCACTACCACCCCGACTATTACGGGGCCTTCGTGATCGATCCCGACGGCAACAACATCGAAGCCGTCTGCCACGCGCCCGGCTAA
- a CDS encoding GFA family protein, with amino-acid sequence MSLDNRPYYAGGCQCGAVRFRVEGKLGDASVCHCRMCQKASGNFYMPLVSVRGAHVTWTRGEPKRFQSSNVARRGFCADCGTPLTYEAPDGMALAIAAFDEPQGIVPTIQWGVEGKLPYVDHVADLPGVHTLEDPDAIEFLTNLVSYQHPDHDTETWPPEERR; translated from the coding sequence ATGAGTCTCGACAACAGGCCCTACTATGCCGGCGGCTGCCAGTGCGGCGCGGTCCGTTTCCGCGTCGAAGGCAAGCTCGGTGATGCATCCGTCTGTCATTGCCGCATGTGCCAGAAGGCGAGCGGCAATTTCTATATGCCCTTGGTTTCGGTTCGCGGCGCGCATGTGACATGGACCCGCGGGGAGCCCAAGCGCTTCCAGTCGTCAAACGTTGCGCGCCGCGGCTTCTGCGCCGATTGTGGCACGCCGCTGACCTATGAGGCACCGGACGGCATGGCGCTGGCGATCGCTGCCTTCGACGAACCGCAAGGCATCGTGCCGACCATCCAATGGGGCGTCGAGGGCAAGCTGCCCTATGTCGATCACGTCGCCGATCTGCCTGGCGTTCATACGCTGGAAGATCCGGACGCGATTGAGTTCCTGACCAATCTCGTTTCCTACCAGCATCCCGACCACGACACCGAAACCTGGCCCCCGGAGGAAAGACGATGA
- a CDS encoding GFA family protein codes for MSKNVRTGGCQCGAVRFRIRGQLGRPSICHCRMCQKQFGSFFSALVTAPKDGVEWVRDEPSYFQSSVNIDRGFCPKCGTPMTYRHPGGLEIAIGTFDDRTDLAPKIQVNYAARLPWVDTIFEQPVLEDPDFYARQESIISFQHPDHETEQWHPSGAFR; via the coding sequence ATGAGCAAAAATGTTCGAACAGGCGGATGCCAGTGCGGGGCGGTCCGTTTCCGCATCCGGGGGCAGCTCGGCCGCCCGTCGATCTGCCACTGCCGCATGTGCCAGAAGCAATTCGGCTCGTTCTTCTCCGCGCTGGTGACGGCGCCGAAGGACGGGGTCGAATGGGTGCGGGACGAACCGAGCTATTTCCAGTCCTCGGTCAACATCGACCGCGGCTTCTGCCCGAAATGCGGCACGCCGATGACCTATCGGCACCCGGGCGGCCTCGAGATCGCCATCGGCACCTTTGACGATCGCACCGATCTCGCGCCGAAGATCCAGGTCAACTACGCCGCGCGTCTGCCCTGGGTCGACACGATCTTCGAGCAGCCGGTGCTGGAGGATCCGGATTTCTACGCGCGGCAGGAGAGCATCATCTCCTTCCAGCATCCGGATCATGAAACCGAGCAATGGCATCCTTCGGGAGCATTCCGGTGA
- a CDS encoding GFA family protein translates to MASFGSIPVTIARIYTGGCQCGAVRYRAEGTLADPHICHCRMCQKAAGNYFMPLANVARDSFDITRGQPSWFRSSHLVRRGFCSHCGTPLFYDMPDAGFINITLGSLDDPDDVLPVYQAGVESRVIWFSRLAGLPEKETDDGSEVSATRHLIILETNRQHPDYDTVHWPLTKD, encoded by the coding sequence ATGGCATCCTTCGGGAGCATTCCGGTGACCATCGCCCGCATCTATACCGGTGGATGCCAGTGTGGTGCCGTCCGCTATCGTGCCGAGGGTACGCTTGCGGATCCACATATCTGTCATTGCCGGATGTGCCAGAAGGCGGCCGGAAACTACTTCATGCCGCTGGCGAACGTCGCGCGTGACAGTTTCGACATTACCCGCGGCCAGCCGTCGTGGTTCCGCTCGTCGCATCTGGTCCGCCGCGGCTTCTGCAGCCACTGCGGCACACCGCTCTTTTACGACATGCCGGATGCGGGTTTCATCAACATCACGCTCGGCTCGCTCGACGACCCGGATGATGTCTTGCCGGTCTACCAGGCCGGCGTCGAGTCCCGCGTCATCTGGTTCTCGCGGCTTGCCGGGCTGCCGGAAAAAGAGACGGATGATGGTAGCGAGGTGTCCGCCACCCGCCACCTGATCATACTTGAAACAAACCGCCAGCACCCGGACTACGACACCGTGCATTGGCCGCTGACGAAAGACTGA